TACCTTCACGTACAGTTTCAACAATACCTTCAAAACGGTTCTCAGCACTGATCAACATCTCACCTGTACCCAATAGTACAGAGGTCGATTTGAAGATCGCTGTTACATCATCACCTTCCTTTAACCCTAAAGTCTCTACAGCATCATTTGTAATCACAGAGATCAGTGTGTTACCGCTTTTCAACTGTAAAAAGAGCTGGCTATTGACCTTTCCTTTTACGATCTTTTCTATTCTGCCTGAGAGTTGATTTCTTGCACTAATCTGCATAGAGAGCCTTCCTATCGTTTTGAGTGTACCTTTATCTACATCGGTAACGAGTTTTAACCTTTCCAAGAAACGTTTTTGCTCCTCCTTGAGCACCGTATACGTCCTAAGAAGGTTTTCTCCATACTCAGTCAATGTAGTACCACCTCCGCCTTTACCACCGGTCTCTCTGGATACTATAGGAGTATGAGAAAGGTTATTCATCGTATCAACTGCATCCCATGCAGCTTTATAGCTCATCGGTACTGCTTTGGCAGCTTTGGAAATGGAACCGTAATTTTTGATTGCTTTTAGAAGCTCGATCCTTTTTTCAAGTAAAAAGGGCTGATCAGACAGCTCGAGCGTAAGATTTGAAGTAAGCTCCATATTTTTCCCTTGTCCTCATAAAACACGATTAAACGTATCATATATTATATATCAATAATTTTAACATCACTTGATATACCGGAGAGACACCTGCTCTCCCAGTATACATCAGAAGAAGTTAGCATTAAACTTAATCATTATCTATATAAAGATTCTTCAGGACCTGGATCATGCTGTTAATGGATTTTTGAGTTGTCGACTCTTCTACCGTATGATATCCAATCGTAGGAAACTGTAATGTTGCACCCTGTATCTGTCCATGGGAAGCATTGATCAGTCTTCCAAGCTCGGTCACACCTAAAGAGCCTTGTTTATTCTCCTGTGCCATGATGTTTTTAAGATACGCATCTTTAAAATGATAATTTATATTATTTTCCAGTGCGATCTTTTTGACCTTGTTTTTCATCGGTGACCTGAAAACTGCATTTTCATCTCTATTTCGCAGTACGATATCAAGTCCATTGATATCGTCGACATGATTATATGGACTGGTATCCAATACCAATAGTTCCTTGGTATCAATATTGAATCTTCTAAAATACTCAAGTAAAAATCTCCAGCTACGGCCTGCCTCTTCTGAAGCAGTAAAGAAAGCCGTTCCCTGAAACCCTAAATGAAACAAGTAAAGGATTAAAGCCACAGAGATAACATTATCCAACTGTGCAGAAACCAACCCTTCCGGTGTGATCTCCAACTTATCCATAAATGCAATAGGCGTACCTGGAAAAAGATGGTCCAATCCGTCAATTTTGAAAATAATATTGTGCCTTCGGCTGCATAGATAGGCATCAGTGATCATACCAAGTCCCAGATATCCTCCTGACCAAGGATTATATGCCTGAACTTTTTGGTCTTTAAAACGCATTTCAAAGTTTTTCAACAGCTGTTCGGAGTTTGAATTTCCCAGAAGGTCTGCCTGGTTTTTAGCAATAAATGCTGCGTACTGAAACTCATTGTATCCGGTACATATCAGTCCGTGTCTATCTGCATGAGCAGAGATATATCCGCTTTGAGGGTTAGAACCTTTTGCAACCAATACACCATCATAATACTCAACAGTTAGATCCAGCTCTTCAAGTTCACGTTTCAAGAACATAAAAAAAGGATGCTCAGCACCCACGACACAAGGGACTCTGATCAACTGCTTCAATATATCGTAAAAGAGTTCCATCTACTCTATAATCTCCTCATTGTTAAGTTCAATAAATTCACTTTCTTCTATTGCATTTTCAATAAAATGCCCTATTTTATTCTCTGCTGCTTCAAGATTACTGAACTTGGCAATATGAAAAATCGCATCCCCTTCTTGTACAAGAGGAATCTCTGATTTTCCTATTATGACTCCGTCAAATGGAGCCAATACCTCATAATGACTATCATCAAGCAGATCGTCAATATAGGCAATGACCCCATCTTTTTTCACAGTATCTCCAAGCGCTTTAATTGTACGTATGATACCACTGTGCGTTGCCCTGATCCACTTGCTTGATCTTGTAACGACAGGGGTCTTTTTACGTCCTTTCTTAATCTGTTTTGGCAACATTCCATTTTCTCTAAGCACATTGATAATACCCTTCACACCAATACGTATACTCTTCTCATCAAAGCGCAACGCCTCTCCTGCTTCATAAAGAAGGATCGGTATATCATTATCTTGTGCAACGGCTCTAAGTGAACCATCCCTTGTTTCAGAGTGGAGTATCACCGGTGCCTCAAAAGCCTTTGCCAAAGTAAAGGTATAATCATTATCGATATTAGTCCTCACCTGTGGCAGGTTTGACTTGTGAATAGAAGCTGTATGCAGATCTATCCCTAAATCACACTTACTGACGATCTCCTGAAAGAAAGTATGTGCAATACGACTTGCCAAAGAACCTTTGGTACTTCCAGGGAAGCTTCGGTTCAAATCCCTTCTATCAGGCAGATAGCGTGAGAGTGTCATTGTGCCGTAAATATTAACGATAGGCACAAGGATTATCGTTCCTCGTACTCTTTTGAGGATCTTGAGCCTTCTAAAACGCCGAATAATCTCGATACCGTTCAGCTCATCTCCATGTATTGCAGCACTTATGAAAATAATCGGACCGTTTTTTTTACCGCTTATTACTCGCACAGGAAGTTGTGTAGGCGTACTGTAGAGCCTCGGAAGATCAAGCATCAGCTTGGTCTCCTTACCTCTGAGTATTGGAGTACCTGCGATAGTCAAGACAGTTTTTGGCATCTATGCTCCGATAGTATCTTTCTTTCTGCGTTTGCGCTTCCCTACCGTATCACTTTGTGCGGTCGCGTTTTCTGCGATATAATCCATGATCTTGCCTGCGATATCTATACCTGTCGATTTTTCGATACCTTCTAATCCCGGAGAAGAGTTTACCTCCATAACAAGCGGACCGCGATCGGATGGTATCATATCTACACCACATACACCAAGGCCCATCGCTTTCGCTGCTGCAATGGCAGTCGCTCTCTCTTTTCTTGTAAGCTTGTGCGCTGTAGCACTTCCACCTTGGTGAAGATTTGATCTGAAGTCACCCTCAGCACCTTGACGTTTCATAGCACCCACTACTTTACCGTTTACGACAAGTGCTCTGATATCTGCACCGCCGGCTTCTTCTATATACTCTTGGACCAAAAGGTTCACTTCCATCCCGTAAAATGCATCAAGTACAGACTTAGCAGCTTTTTCACTATCTACCAGTACGACACCTACACCTTGTGTTCCCTCAAGGATTTTTAGAACCAACGGGGCACCACCGCTTAGTGCAATAACATCTTTTGCACTCGATTTATTTGAAGCGAAGATCGTTTTTGGCATATCTACACCTTTTTTAGAAAGTACCTGTAGACTTCTAAGTTTATCACGGCTTCTTGCTATCGCAAGATTTCCTGAAGTGCTGAACGATCCCATGATCTCAAAATGCCTGACCATTGCAGTCCCATAAAATGTTCTACTGGCACCGATACGAGGGATAATTGCATCAGGAAGAGGTAACTCTTCTCCCATATAACTGATCTTAAGTTCACCCTTCATGATCTCAATAGAACATTTAAGGTAATCAATTACTCTGACATCCCATCCTCTTTGCTCGGCAGCTTCTACCAACCTTCTTGTAGAGTAAAGTTTTTTATTGCGAGAAAGTATATATACTCTCATTATTCTTCCTAAAATAAATTTGTGATCGAAAGATCACCGTTTTGTTTTCAACCGCAATTTTATAGTAAAAGTATGACTTTTGCGGTAACTTTTTTGCTATTTTTTTGACAAATATTCCTGTGATACATCTACCAAAAATTTCCCTGAAAGGAACTTCCTTCCAATAAGCATCGGATACTTCATATCTGCACGGTTCGTAAGAGAGATGACACACTTATATTTTTGACCGAAAAAATCTACTTCTACCTCAATTGAGGGGCGTAACTGCAACTCTCCGTTAGAACTTCTGACTTTTTTTAGTTTATAAAGAGGCAGTTGCATACGTTTACCGTGATAAGCAGGATGTACTTCATCCAGTAACGTAAAATGTACCATATTATTCTCATCAATCTCTATATCATCACAGTGTAATGCATTAGAATCCGCACCTGTATCTACTTTAGCATCCAGATCAAAGAGTTCCAGATCAATGATTGATATTAGCTCTTTACTTCCGATTACCTGTTTCTTATTCATTTATTTCCTTCTTAACTCTTTTTTTATAATAACACAATTTTTGATCAAAACTCCATCGAATGAAATAAAAACATGATGTATTCTAGGCTGATTTGTAACTTAAATAGTGGTGAAATTAACTTTGTAACAGTTATTTTTGATACACTTTTTTAAATTATTGAATGGAATACTATGAAAATTCGAATTTACTACGAAGATACGGATGCAGGCGGAATTGTTTACCATACAAACTATATCAAGTATTGTGAAAGGGCGAGGTCTGAACACTTTTTCAGTCGTGGAATAATGCCTGGAGAAGGGAACAAGTACGGTTTTGTCGTACGTAAGATCACTGCAGATTTTCTTGGAAGTGCCGTTCTCGGTGATGTATTAGAAGTTAAAACATCAATCCTCAATTTTAAGAACAGCAGCATGACCCTACTTCAAGAAATCACCAACGAAAATAAAATACTCTTTAGTATGGAAGTACTGCTTGTGTATGTCGAAGAAGGCAAACCGCGTCGTGTCCCTGATCACTTGGCAGACATTTTGATGGATTTGAATAAATCATAATTTAGTTATAAACTTCTAAATACAGAGTAGTGTATTAAGTCATTTTACGTATAAATAATTAGACGGAAATATTTAGATAGATTTGTTGTTGAGTAAAAGTAGAAAAGAGATGAGAGGCATAGATGCCTCTCAAAAGAAGGTGAATTACTTCACCATTGCTTCAAGTTCTTCAGCAGAAACTTGGTCAAAGTTAAGGTATTTATATACGCTCTCTTTGTTTGCATCTGTGATCTTTTTGTTTACGATCTCAAGATACTCTTCTTTATTTGGAAGACGTCCTAGAAGTGCTGCTACTGCTGCAACTTCCGCTGACCCTAGATAAACTTGCGCACCTTTTCCAAGTCTGTTGTCGAAGTTTCTTGTAGATGTTGAGAATACGATAGCATTGTCTGCAACTCTAGCTTGGTTACCCATACAAAGTGAACATCCAGGAACCTCAGTTCTCGCACCAGCTGCACCGAAGATCGCATAGTAACCCTCTTCAGTCAATGTCTTCTCATCCATCTTGGTCGGTGGTACTACCCACAGCTTAGCCTTAACAGCACCCTCACCTTTAAGGACTTCACCAAGTGCTCTGAATAAACCGATGTTAGTCATACAAGAACCAACGAATACTTCATCAATTCTCTCAGTCGGTCTGCTTGGATCAGCAAGTACTTCTGAAAGTGTAGCTACGTCATCCGGATCGTTTGGACAAGCTAAGATAGGCTCAGTGATCTCATTAAGATCGATCTCGATAACTGCTGCATATTCTGCATCTGCATCAGCTTCTAGAAGCTCTGGATTCTTCAACCACTCTCTCATCTTGTCTGCTCTTCTTTGAAGTGTTGCAGCATCTTGGTAACCATCTTTGATCATCTCTTCTATAAGAGCGATGTTAGAGTTTAGGTACTCGATGATTGGTTCTTTATCAAGTTTTACTGTACAAGCTGCAGCAGATCTCTCAGCAGATGCATCTGAAAGCTCAAATGCTTGCTCACACTTCAATGTTTCAAGACCTTCAATCTCAAGTACACGTCCGGCAAAGATATTTTTCTTACCTTTTTTCTCAACAGTCAATAGACCGTCTTTGATCGCTTGGTAAGGAATTGCATTTACAAGGTCACGTAGTGTGATACCCGGTTGCATTTCACCTTTGAATCTTACAAGAACAGACTCTGGCATAGTTAGCGGCATCATACCTGTTACACCGGCAAATGCTACAAGACCAGAACCAGCAGGGAATGAGATACCGATAGGGAATCTTGTATGTGAATCACCACCTGTACCTACAGTATCCGGAAGACAAAGTCTGTTTAGCCATGAGTGGATAACACCGTCACCCGGTCTAAGGATCACACCTTTTCTGCTAGTCCAGAAGTCTGGAAGTGTATGCTGAAGCTTGATGTCTGCAGGTTTTGGATACGCTGCAGTATGACAGAATGACTGCATTACCATATCAGCACCAAAACTTAGTGCAGCAAGCTCTTTGATCTCATCTCTTGTCATTGGACCTGTTGTATCTTGAGAACCTACAGTTGTAGCAACCGGCTCACAGTATACACCTGGTTTTACACCAGCAAGACCACAAGCCTTACCTACCATTTTTTGTGCAAGTGTGTATCCCTTACCGTTGTCAGCAGGCTGATCTGGTGCCATAAACATATCTGAAGCTCCCATACCGAGTGCTTCTCTTGCTTTAGCAGTCAAACCTTTACCAATGATCAACGGGATACGACCACCTGCTCTCATCTCATCTGGTAGTGTGTTTGGAGAAAGTGCAAACTCAGATACTACTGCACCGTTTTTCTCAATTACACCATCAAATGGTTTTACGGTTATCACATCACCAGTCTCTAGATCATCTACTGGAGCCTGGATAGGAAGACATCCTGAATCCTCTGCAGTGTTGAAGAAAATTGGAGCGATAATTGAACCAATAACAACACCACCTGTTCTTTTGTTAGGAATACCAGGGATGTCTTCACCCATGTGCCATTGTACTGAGTTGATACCAGATTTTCTTGACGAACCTGTACCTACAACGTCACCAACGTATGCAAGCGGGTGACCTTTAGCTTTTAGCTCTGCCATTGTCTCAAGCGGGTTTTCCATTCTTGCTACTAGCATTGAGTTAGCGTGAAGTGGGATATCCGCTCTTGTAAATGCTTCAGAAGCAGGTGAAAGGTCGTCAGTGTTGGTTTCACCTGGGATTTTGTATACAGTTACAGTGATCTCTTTAGCAAGCTCTGGTTTATTTGTAAACCACTCTGCATTTGCCCAAGACTCAATCACTTCTTTTGCTTTTGCATTACCTGCATCCATCATCTCTTTTACATCATTGAAAGAGTTATATACAAGAATAGTATTTTTAAGCTCTTCAGCAGCTGTATCAGCTACTTCACCGCCAAGTTTCAATGCCTCTACAAGTGGTTGTACGTTAAATCCACCAAGCATTTTTCCAAGGATCTGACATGCTTTTACTGCATCGATCGCATCACATTTAGCGTTATCTTGAACGATATCGTTTAGGAATGCAGCTTTTACATATGCTGCATCATCAACCCCAGCAGGAACTTTATTTTCAAACATATCCATTGCATAATCTTGGTCAGCAATAGGTGATACTTTAAGTAATTCTACTAATTCAGCTACTTGCTCAGCAGTGAGAGGAAGTGGTGGTACACCAAGCTCAGCACGCTCAGCAGTATGTGCTTTATATTCTTCGATTAAGGCCATATTAGGTCTCCTAAGTTTGGTTTTGTATCAAGATTATACCGATATGTGTTTATAAAGTTATTGTTCTAATAAGAAGAAGTAAAACGAAGAGGTGTTTTGTGTAGGTTTGATACAGGAAATTGGGAAAGTGTTACAATATTTCCCTATTTCCTTTGGCATTAGGTTCTGACAGTACCCCCATTGCCTCAAGCTGTTCGATAATATTTGCTGAACGGTTGTAACCAATCTGTAACTTTCTCTGCAAATAGGATATAGAGGTTTTTTTATCACTTAAAATAACTGCTTTTGCCTCTTCATAAAGTGGATCAAGCTCCATATCACCGGCATCTGAAGTTCCGCCTTCACTACTGCCGGCGACTAGATAGTTTTCGTCATACTCCGGCTCTCGCTGAGCCTTGATATACTCGACAATCTTCTCGATCTCTTCTTCAGTACTCCAAGGAGCATGCAAACGTACCAGTCCAGTAGATCCAGGAGGCGTAAATAGACCATCCCCACGTCCTAACAGGCTCTCCGCACCCATCGTGTCAAGTATGACCTTTGAATCGATTCTTTGTCCAACCCTGTAACTCAGACGTGAAGGAAGATTTGCTTTTATCAAACCTGTAACAACATCTACACTCGGTCGTTGTGTTGCTACGATCAAATGGATACCAGAAGCCCTAGCCATCTGTGCAAGACGTGCAATCGAGAACTCTACCTCTTTCCCTCCTGTCATCATCAAATCAGCCAACTCGTCAATTACCACTACGATATATGGGAACGGTTCAGCAGAGCCGTCCTTTTTTACTTTTTCATTATAGTTTTCTATGTTCTTGGTACGATTCTCAGCCATCAGCTTATAACGGCGCTCCATTTCGCCAACCATGTTCGCTAGTGCTGCGATCGCTTTTTTTGCATCAATGATAACAGGGGTCAAGAGATGCGGAATGTCATTGTAGATAGAAAACTCCAACATCTTAGGATCGATAAGCATCAATTTAAGATGATCAGGATCATTTCTATATAGTAAAGAAAGGATCATAGCATTGATCCCTACTGATTTACCCGATCCCGTAGTACCCGCAATAAGAATATGCGGAAGCTTCTTAATATCTGTTACAAAGGGTTTCCCTACGATATCTTTCCCCAGAGCCACAGTCAACGGAGAGCTAGATGTTGTAAAGATCTCAGATTCAAGTATCTCTCTAAGATAAATCGTATCAACATTGTCGTTAGGGATCTCAATCCCTACGACGTCACGACCGGGGATCGGTGCCTGGATACGGATCGTTTCTGCTTGTAATGCCATAGCGAGGTCATCTTGCAAGTTAAGGATCTTTGATACCTTTACATGAGGAGCCGGTTTAAACTCAAATGTAGTTACTAAAGGTCCAGAGTAAGTACGTACTACATCACCCTCGATCTTGAACTGCTCTAGTTTGGCTAAAAGTTCACCAATCTTACGGTCAATCTCCGCTTCATTCATTTTTTTAGTTGTCTTAGGTGCTTTTTGTAAAAAATCCAATTTTGGCAATCTGAAGTTTTTAGGCTTCTCAACTTGCCCTTTTTCAATCTGGTCAAGCAGTTTTGAATTCTCTTCAAGTTCATCTACGATTGTTACATTAGAACTGTTTTTAGATGTCAAAGAAAGAGGAGGTTTTCTATTACTCTCAACTTCCATTGCTTCTTCCATCTCTTTTTCAAATATAGTGATCTCCTGAATAACCGGATCATCGATCTCTTCTTCCCAAGGCAATGGTTCATCACGTAATGAAAATGGCTCAGCTTTATTTTTTATAACTTTTTGTACAGGTTTTTTAGTAATTGTCTGTCTCTTTGTTGACACTTCCATTTCAGGCATCATCTCATCTTCGAGTTTTGGTGATGCAAAAGGATTGGTAAATATTTTTTTGAAAATACCCTTCAGAGCAACCATGAATTTTTTCAATGCCGATAACCATGAGGACAAAGACATACCCGGGACATTGACATCCTTTGGACTAAAATCATCATCTAGGATAAAAACCAATGAAAGTAATGTGATCAAAAGCCAGGAGAGCCAAAGGCCTGCTTTGCCTATGTACGGTTCAAGAAATTCTACGATCTGTGTACCTATGAATCCTGCTTTTTCAAGATCAAAGACCAATGACTCCAGAAAGATCAAACCGATAAACAGAAGTATCCATCCTAAATAGAAGTCAATCTCTTTGGCTTTGGACTTATCTTTAAAAAGTTTATAAAGAGGATAAAAAAGAATAAAAAGATTGATATATGCAAGATATCCAAAGAGAAAGATATTTGTCTGACCGATCTTTTCTCCAATATTTCCTACAAGACCTGTCCCTAAAAAGAGCGTTGAAAAAGCTGCATAAATAAAGAGTATGGAGGTAATAATAAGTGCGATTTTCACATCTATTCCCTGTATTTCGTTTAATATTAATTAATGAAGATATTATATCACAATATTATAAGGGGTTATTGAAATATCCCATTTTGAGCTTTTTCGTATAGAAAACAGTTCTTTTTTACACAACAATTATGTTTTATGATATTTTCTGATCTTTACTCTACAAACATACGAAAAGTTGATTTATTTTTTAAACAAGACTTAAGGTTACACTGCGTAGAATTCCACTCTACATTTCGTATGTAGGATGCCTCGATGGTGGAATTGGTAGACACGCCAGACTCAAAATCTGGTGGGGCGACCCGTGCCGGTTCGACTCCGGCTCGAGGTACCATTTGATAGAACGTTTTTTTGGCAAAGCCAAACAAAACTACGTTAACACTGAGTTTGCTTCAGCAGTATGCTCACGAAACTAGTTTCGTTTGTTTTCTCAAACTAAATGGTTCATCTATCATTATTTAGGACGCGGGAATAGCTCAGTTGGCTAGAGCGTCTGCCTTCCAAGCTGAGGGTCGCGGGTTCGAGTCCCGTTTCCCGCTCCACTAAATTATTTGGCTTTCTTCTTAAATAAGCAGCAAAGCTACTTAATAAATTCATCTCACTAAAGCTGTTACTTTGCAACGAACAGTGATAATGGTAGCGCGGGCGTAGCTCAGGGGTAGAGCATAACCTTGCCAAGGTTAGGGTCGACGGTTCGAATCCGTTCGCCCGCTCCATTTATATCTCTACATCTATTTTTGCTATAATCCATTTACCTTGCATTGAAGTAGTTTATATGTCTGATTTTGTCGTCGTTTTTATTTTTGTACTTTATCCTTTTTATATCATTATCATTAGCCTCATTACAAAAATGATACTACCGCTCTTTTCGATTACTCCACCTACTTTTTTTACTCTTTTAAAAAAATATAGCCTTATATTTTTTATTATGTTCTTGCCTTTACCTGTACTATCAGGTTTTATTTTTGCTTTTTTTAACGATATTTCAATACCACTAATTGTATTAGTGACCTTCTATATATACTTACAACACTACTTAATGAAAACATATATACTTACTGCTAAAAGAAAAACGCTTCCTTATAAAGCGATAACTACGATTTTTGTTTTATTGATACTCTCAGTTTCATTGATTTTTTTGGCATTAGATAATGTTCCACGATATATGAGTTGGTATACGTTAGATGATGAAAAGATCACATCCAGTGCAATAAGTTACTCTGGTAATGCACCTGTATGCTTGTATATAGTAGAGTGCAGTTCTGGTGTTCCAAAACTTGAACTCATATCTGATATAGATAAACTCAACTTAGATGAAATAAAAGAACTTATTTGGAAGAGACGTATTTATAATTTTTGTGAAGGATATACTGAAAATATCGTATTAGACTTCCCTGAAGATACAAATATAAGTAGTGCAAGATGGTCTTTTTATAATGATAGGTTTATAACCAATAATGGTCATTGGCAAGGTAGTTGGGTAAGTATTTACGATTGGGAAAAATGTACAGTAGAGAAAGCAACATGGAACAAACAGAACTAAAGCTTTACATTCTTTTTGTTATAATCTCCATAATTAAATAAAAGGGATATTTTGAAAATCGTCGTAGCCATTACTGGTGCCAGCGGTGTAGAGCTAGGCAAAAAGTTTGTCGATTATCTGCCTGAAGGTATCGAAGCCCATGTTGTAGTCTCTGATAATGCTCTTACTGTAGAATCTTTTGAAAATAAACAAGTCACACTGCACCAAAATGAAAATATCGCTGCCTCAGTCTCCAGCGGCTCCTTTAGAGTAGATGCCACAGCGATCATCCCTTGCAGTATGAATACACTGGCAAAGATCGCATGCGGGATCAGCGATAACCTTGCTACCAGAGTGGCAGCCGTAGCACTCAAAGAACAAAAAAAGTTACTTCTAGCTCCTCGTGAACTTCCTTTTTCAGCTATTGCACTGGAAAATATGCAAAAACTTGCTACACTTGGCGTCATCATAGCTCCGCCTGTATTGGGGTACTACTCAGACTCTAGTTCTTTAGATGAAATGGAACGTTTTATTATCGGAAAATGGTATGATGCACTTGGCATAGAAAACAATTTATTTGAAAGATGGAAATAAGATGAGTACATATAAAAGAGCAATCTATCCCGGAACATTTGATCCTATCACCAACGGACACCTGGATATCATCAGACGTGCCCATAGAATGTTTGATGAGATCATTATAGCAGTAGCGGAATCAGAGGCAAAAAAACCGATGTTTAACTTCGCACAGCGCGTACATATGGTTAAAGCGGTTACTGCTGATCTACCTAACATTCAAGTAAGAGGGTTTAATAACCTACTGGTGAATCTTTCTGATGAACTGGATGCAAATATCATCATCCGCGGGCTTAGAGCAGTCAGTGACTTTGAGTATGAACTACAGA
This is a stretch of genomic DNA from Sulfurovum zhangzhouensis. It encodes these proteins:
- the coaD gene encoding pantetheine-phosphate adenylyltransferase, whose amino-acid sequence is MSTYKRAIYPGTFDPITNGHLDIIRRAHRMFDEIIIAVAESEAKKPMFNFAQRVHMVKAVTADLPNIQVRGFNNLLVNLSDELDANIIIRGLRAVSDFEYELQMGYANASLKKELETIYLMPSLEHAFVSSSVVRTILNFDGKVEHLVPPKALELIKCER
- a CDS encoding FtsK/SpoIIIE family DNA translocase produces the protein MKIALIITSILFIYAAFSTLFLGTGLVGNIGEKIGQTNIFLFGYLAYINLFILFYPLYKLFKDKSKAKEIDFYLGWILLFIGLIFLESLVFDLEKAGFIGTQIVEFLEPYIGKAGLWLSWLLITLLSLVFILDDDFSPKDVNVPGMSLSSWLSALKKFMVALKGIFKKIFTNPFASPKLEDEMMPEMEVSTKRQTITKKPVQKVIKNKAEPFSLRDEPLPWEEEIDDPVIQEITIFEKEMEEAMEVESNRKPPLSLTSKNSSNVTIVDELEENSKLLDQIEKGQVEKPKNFRLPKLDFLQKAPKTTKKMNEAEIDRKIGELLAKLEQFKIEGDVVRTYSGPLVTTFEFKPAPHVKVSKILNLQDDLAMALQAETIRIQAPIPGRDVVGIEIPNDNVDTIYLREILESEIFTTSSSPLTVALGKDIVGKPFVTDIKKLPHILIAGTTGSGKSVGINAMILSLLYRNDPDHLKLMLIDPKMLEFSIYNDIPHLLTPVIIDAKKAIAALANMVGEMERRYKLMAENRTKNIENYNEKVKKDGSAEPFPYIVVVIDELADLMMTGGKEVEFSIARLAQMARASGIHLIVATQRPSVDVVTGLIKANLPSRLSYRVGQRIDSKVILDTMGAESLLGRGDGLFTPPGSTGLVRLHAPWSTEEEIEKIVEYIKAQREPEYDENYLVAGSSEGGTSDAGDMELDPLYEEAKAVILSDKKTSISYLQRKLQIGYNRSANIIEQLEAMGVLSEPNAKGNREIL
- a CDS encoding UbiX family flavin prenyltransferase, with the translated sequence MKIVVAITGASGVELGKKFVDYLPEGIEAHVVVSDNALTVESFENKQVTLHQNENIAASVSSGSFRVDATAIIPCSMNTLAKIACGISDNLATRVAAVALKEQKKLLLAPRELPFSAIALENMQKLATLGVIIAPPVLGYYSDSSSLDEMERFIIGKWYDALGIENNLFERWK